In the genome of Candidatus Bathyarchaeota archaeon, one region contains:
- a CDS encoding ASCH domain-containing protein, whose translation MDISKEIIDYWDHFQKEHGITKNFVDAWYFGDNPELGDELLELVLTGKKTGTATLVIELKREGEKMPEVGDYNIILDGKEKPTAIIRTTSVEIKPFNEVEEAFAYSEGENDRTLESWRKEHRIYWTRKGQKLGFAMKEDLLVICENFELVYSK comes from the coding sequence ATGGATATTTCAAAGGAGATCATAGATTACTGGGACCACTTTCAGAAAGAACATGGGATAACAAAAAACTTTGTGGATGCTTGGTATTTCGGGGATAATCCTGAACTAGGTGATGAATTGTTGGAACTGGTGTTAACAGGCAAAAAAACAGGAACAGCAACCTTGGTTATTGAATTAAAGAGAGAAGGAGAGAAGATGCCTGAGGTCGGAGACTACAACATTATCCTAGATGGTAAAGAAAAACCTACCGCAATCATCCGGACCACATCAGTTGAAATCAAACCATTTAATGAAGTGGAAGAAGCGTTTGCCTACTCCGAGGGCGAGAATGACCGTACCCTGGAATCTTGGAGGAAAGAACACAGGATATACTGGACCCGAAAAGGCCAGAAACTTGGATTCGCTATGAAAGAAGACCTTTTGGTGATCTGTGAGAACTTCGAACTTGTTTATTCTAAATAA